ATGACAATTTGTTTATAGCGAACCAATTCAGCCAAATAACGGGCATAGTTTCGTATCTTTTCGAAACATTTATCGGCCGACACACTGGCCTGATGACGCAATATGTCTCGATAAGTGTGCGACAGTTTGTCGTACATAAACGGACTGAATCCAGCATCCAGAGTAAACAATTTGGCGTtgatattcaacaaaaagGGCTGCGAACCGTCCTCTTGATAGGGTCGACATATTTCAATCGTGAAACCGGCCACAATCTGAAAATAGCAGCTTGAATTGTCTacctcattattattgtcgttCACATAGATTACATCATTCTTGTCGATGAATCTGCCTTTGCGATACAAAAATCCCAGCTTCAGGTGCTGATTTATGGTGCTGAGCAAAAGACGTTCAGAAATTGGATTCGCAGCGAATGAAATGGTAAAATAATTGGATGTCAATGCGAAACACGAATCGTCGTCTGTTGTTGAATCCATTTTTGaaccaatttttcaatcacttTACTCATTACTCACTTTACtcacaacaaaacaattgcGAAAACGGaaaacaatttgatcaaacaaaaaacttgcTGCCCTTCATAGAGTACGTGACGATttgaatttacaaaaaaaaatccaaacttTTCAAATCCGAGTTTATTCAAAGCTCGACCCTattacgacgacgactaGTGAGATTACCCTTGACCGCATGACAAACGTTGAGCTCGTGACACACCAAAAGGGCAACATTCTTGGCACCGATAAGACTCATTTCGATGGCACTGGCCGCCCATTCGATCGCGTTCAGATAATAGACGCCAGCACGAAGACGAAACGGCGGCAATGGCTGCCCGACCGATCGATAATCAGGATATGCGAACCAATTGATTTGCTGGATGTCATCGATCTGTTCAAACAAGCCATACAATTCATGAGGATCCAGTTGCCGATTGCTAAACACTTTGTAAACACTTTGCTGCTTGCCTGCTGCTTCGCTGTTCACTggtttgattcgattctgGACAGGCATCAGTTTCGACAACGAAGTGAAAAACGATCCACCACGGCCAATATCACAGCTGAGAATGGAGAGATCTTTGTACTTGTTCAACACTTGACCTTTGACGAATGTGGCCACCGTACGGTGCATGTGGTACTTGTCGAATATATCGTTGATCAACTCGTTCCGTTTGGTCagattattgaattgaatggaatttgtCTGGCTGGCCAACGGTGTGGCAATGATGACATGATCATAAATGTCGGATTGTACTgagtggttgttgttgaccacaACACCATCAAGTCTCTTGGAATCGATTCGAAATCGATGATCGCCCATGTAGTTAATGCTAACCACTTTGGTGTTGAGCATCATTCGAGCTTGTGAGAAATGGGCCAAATGTAATGGCAACAATTTGTTGCCACCTTCGATCGCATACAATTGACTGCCTGCGCCGGCAAACGAAACCATACCCACCAATGCCGGTATCGAGATGGTTTGGCCATAATTCACCAACGATATCGATTGCACTATCTGACTGATGAATTGCTCAGACAGTTTGTATTCGGAATCCAGCATGTGTTTGTACGATGTTCGTGTCAGATTGTAGATGAGCGAATCCATTGCCGTGAGCAGATCGCTCACCTGGTCATAGGCATGCTGTTCACTTTGTAATCGATAAATCCTAgatcatcaatcatatataattataatcaatatataatcgGCAATTCACGATATATATAGTATACTCACCTTTCAAAGTGGTCAATCACTTTGGTCACCTGTTTCTGTAACCGTATCAGATCGAGGCCATAGTATCGCAGTAACCGTATCAATGTGACAATATCCCAGGAACTTTCACAAAACACGAATCGTTCGCCATTGTAGATGCACAAACGATCATCCGATCGCAGGGCTCGTCTCTTCAGTCCTAAGAGGGAGAATATGTTCAAgttgaacaacaaataataacacaaacaacacacacacacatgactTGATTACCGAATTTTGCCATCAGATCGGCAGCATATTTGTTTCGTTCATGAATGATCGAACCGCCAGCTTCATAATGGTTGTTGTCCACGTTGACCGTATGTAGTCGTCCACCGAGACGATAATTTTTCTCGTAAATAGTAATCTCGTGCCGTAGATCACTTTGCTGTTGTTTGGAAAGCAATTCGTTGAGGAAATATGCCGCTGCAGTACcgccaacaccaccaccgaTTACAGCTAGTCATCATATATGGTGGACAAATTGTAATGGCGCACAGTTAAACAACAGGCAATCAAGTCAAACTCTCACCTATTCGAATGgttcgctgttgttgttcttgttgttgttgttgttgtagtttttCATCGGTCGTCGTCAACAATTGGTCCCGATGATGAGCATTAAAGGAGCCATCACTTGATTTGATGTCGCTGTACGTGAATGGCAGCAACTGAATGAGCACCAGAGCCGCCGCAACAATGGCTTGTCTGTTGGTCATGGCCAAATGCTGCGAAACGCTGAATCggcaacaaaataaataacgagcattttttctcttgaacaagaccaaaaacaaaaacaaaaacaatataaatcaattaaaaaactTTTGCCCGTGCTAGTGCTATAGCAAACGTCATATATGACGGGTTGTGTTATAGACTCCTCCCattatgtattttttttaactcgATTTCAACTTTGGTTGTACAAAGTCTACCCCAAAAATGGGCgtctattttttcttctgcaagagaaaaaaatggtggcAGAGGTGGGATTCGAACCCACGCCCCCGGAGAGACTGGTGCTTTAATCAACACAGCTGAGAAGGTATGAAGGGTACGCGTACTCGCGCGTACCGTGTGTGTAAACCGTTTTTAACCGTTTCTAAACCGTTTTTAACTGTTTGTAAACTGTTTTCCTTAAACCAGCGCCTTAGACCGCTCGGCCACTCTACCTGAATAATAGGAAATACGGATACCAACCGGGATAAACCAATGCATGACGAACCTCGATAAattttgtaaacaaaaaaaaatccattccaAATAGACGCTTTATCAAGAGTACTGCATGCACAAATTGATCtcaatgaacgaatgaatgaatgaattatatagtcgacaacaacaacaacaacagactGTAAAATGCTTTGcattaaacacacacatatgccATATACCATGATCGTTGTCCTGACTGTGATTgcgttattatcattcaccattcatccatcatcGTCCACAACATTCAACATTACCGAACATTCgttcaatgacaatgaccCCGAAGCATCATCCGATTGGCATTGTTGGAACACGTTGTTTGTCAATCCactaaacaacaaacatgaaTGCAACTGTTTCATCAATGTCACCTGCACCAACCAACCATCACTACTGatcaacgaaaacaacaacaacaaccatgaATTCATAGACAATTCTTCTTTGGTCTGGCTTCGTTGCTACAATCTCCAATCGGTTGATGACTCCATCACGTTGAGTCAATTTCATAAAACTTTGCCTCGAAAGCTGTTGGAATTGGTGGTGGCTAAAGATGCTAGTAGAAGATGTATGCCGCAACAAAACGATATCGTCAGTAGTAGTCTGCTGCTCGTCCCGCTACGAACGGATTTCATACGCTGTGACCAGAATATTGTCAACAATTTCCTCGGCCAACTGGTCCAAAGTGGCCACTACTACTGGCTACTGAAATCTTTGACCATCAGTGAATCTGGACTGGACAAAATACCGGACAATCTGCCTAACCACTTCAAATCTCTACACACGCTAAATCTGACAGCAAATCAATTGACCAAATTTGACTCGAACGACGCAATCATcgaccaatcatcatcatcatcatcaatcgagaCAATCGACCTGAGCAACAATCAATTGGAACGGGTGGATCTGAGCCATTTCACAGCACTACGAACAATCAATCTGTCACAAAACAATCTGTCCACACTGTCCCGCAACAACTTGCACGCACAAACAGTGGATGTGAACATTGGCAACAATCCCTGGAATTGTGACCACCGGATAGATTGGCTCATTGATATGATTGCCGAAATTGTCGAAAAGAATGGTCGGTCATATTTCTTTGAATCCACCtcgaatcaattgatgaacaaCGTCAACAATCACGTCGATCTATTCCAGACAAACGAACCGGAATGCAATCAGCCCATCGAAGCCAAAATGTTTCCCTTTTCAGTGTGGAAATCGGTAAAAGAATCGAGCATATGTCAAACATGCAATTGCTACCTCAAAGACAAATACGCCAAAGTCGGTTATCGGTATGTGTCGATCAACTGCACGAACCGCAATCTTGTATCGTTGCCTAGTCGTCTGccaaaaaacacaaaaatacTGGATCTATCGGCAAATCAGATCCGTAACCTGAATCCGCTTAGCAAATACCATCACGGTGAGCTGTCGAAATGGGCAAACATCAACAAGATCATTTTGAGCAACAATCTGCTCGAATCATTGGACGGACTTGAATCGATACGTTCGATTGTGTTTCTGGACATATCGGGCAACCTGCTCACCGAGATTCCGTATCATATCGTCAACAAGGTGCTGTCCAGCAACAAGATTGATAAATTTCGAATCGGCAACAATCCGTACGTCTGTGATTGCAACACGGTCAAGTTTCAGAAATGGCTACACAATAATTACCGCATCATACTGGACATTAAACAAGTTCGTTGTGGCCATCTTCGTGACGAATTGCTGCTGCACAATCAATCGTTTTATGTCGGCGGTCCGATGATCCAACAGGCTCGTCAAAGTCGATTCTTCAACAAGGAAATCCTGCAAATCAACAGTCTACATTTGTGTCCAATTGCCGATACGGTGGTCGATGCATTGGACCTCATCAACATTGTGTTGGCCGTATCCattatgttgttgatcatcaaagtTGGCTACGATTTCTTGTGGCAGAAACGTACGGGCAAATTGCCTCGATTCTTTAAACTAAACATTTGACAGAGCGATTCATTTCTGCTTATCTTTATCAAATATCAACAGcaatgacaataaaatgCATAATATAATCCACTCAGCTACTACTACAGTTCCTCTTTCGATGGCAGTGTTGTTTCGGTCAGACAAGCGGCTGTATCactatgatgattgtcgtttGGCAACACTCGATCCTGGCACAGATATTGAATCAAcgactgttgttgttgatgatgatagtacCACTGTTCAATGTCGGCTTCGTGTTTTTCCATCATGTCTTCACATTGCGTTTTCAGATTCGTTATTTCGGCCGATGGTTTGTCCCAAAGATCGTATGGAATGCCCAGATCCACTTTGACACCCTTGTCCACCAGACCATGAAGTGTCTGGAACGTCGTACTCATTCCTTTTGCGAATCGATTGCTGTCCTTTCGTTCCTTGTGAATGTTGTATTCCAACATCACGTCACATATTCCGTCCAtggattcaatcaatcgaagTTCGCTGTTGTTCGtataaatcaaatatattattttcaCCCTAAtaacacaacaaacaaaaagacaCTTACGAGGctttgtattgttttttggCACGTTGGTCACTGTCGAACGTGTATCCAGTCTCAATCACATCGTGTGACTTGGCCGTATCATGAAATCGATTCTCCAACTCTAATGCGAGAATCTTGCACACTTCACAAGCTGTTGCATATCGAACGCCATAATGTTCCTCTTCCACTGATGATGCGCTTATCAATAATGCTGGTacaaaaaacagcaacatcAAAAGAGATGTGCAGCACAACATCtgtcaaataaacaaacaaacaaacaaacatacgaAAATTAACATGTACTGGGGGTCTATTGATCGATAATATTAATTGGATCAATTTAATGCAACCAATGCCAACGTTGACTAGAATTATCAGAACATTTAGTGAATAAAAAGCCTTTTTCGGGCCAATAATCCAGACAATACGTGGACACAATCAactgttgattgttgttgtcgtagtGCCAGGATTTAGACAAATCTTGTCGGCAATCATCACTCAAttggatttgattcgaaACCAAATTCGGTATGAGACATTCAACACCGTAAAACAGttgattttcttgattcaaaCGCAACAATCGACCACGAggattactactactactactggcAGCACTACAATAGGAACCAATCATGACAACTtgattcttcaatttttcgGGAGCCATACACACAGCG
This is a stretch of genomic DNA from Dermatophagoides farinae isolate YC_2012a chromosome 2, ASM2471394v1, whole genome shotgun sequence. It encodes these proteins:
- the LOC142597315 gene encoding uncharacterized protein LOC142597315; translated protein: MDSTTDDDSCFALTSNYFTISFAANPISERLLLSTINQHLKLGFLYRKGRFIDKNDVIYVNDNNNEVDNSSCYFQIVAGFTIEICRPYQEDGSQPFLLNINAKLFTLDAGFSPFMYDKLSHTYRDILRHQASVSADKCFEKIRNYARYLAELVRYKQIVIDLNPIEYEARILPQPRLLPPDGDHCGQFYDTDFEPCKWAIISLNDKRFEDDESILTSFRDGIIAKAVKYGMSRALSKEDCVQCQSIRINSPQEMGCYFSRLATNDQIRLAIVLINEGLLL
- the LOC124499595 gene encoding prenylcysteine oxidase 1-like — its product is MTNRQAIVAAALVLIQLLPFTYSDIKSSDGSFNAHHRDQLLTTTDEKLQQQQQQEQQQRTIRIAVIGGGVGGTAAAYFLNELLSKQQQSDLRHEITIYEKNYRLGGRLHTVNVDNNHYEAGGSIIHERNKYAADLMAKFGLKRRALRSDDRLCIYNGERFVFCESSWDIVTLIRLLRYYGLDLIRLQKQVTKVIDHFERIYRLQSEQHAYDQVSDLLTAMDSLIYNLTRTSYKHMLDSEYKLSEQFISQIVQSISLVNYGQTISIPALVGMVSFAGAGSQLYAIEGGNKLLPLHLAHFSQARMMLNTKVVSINYMGDHRFRIDSKRLDGVVVNNNHSVQSDIYDHVIIATPLASQTNSIQFNNLTKRNELINDIFDKYHMHRTVATFVKGQVLNKYKDLSILSCDIGRGGSFFTSLSKLMPVQNRIKPVNSEAAGKQQSVYKVFSNRQLDPHELYGLFEQIDDIQQINWFAYPDYRSVGQPLPPFRLRAGVYYLNAIEWAASAIEMSLIGAKNVALLVCHELNVCHAVKGNLTSRRRNRVEL
- the LOC124499478 gene encoding LOW QUALITY PROTEIN: uncharacterized protein LOC124499478 (The sequence of the model RefSeq protein was modified relative to this genomic sequence to represent the inferred CDS: deleted 2 bases in 1 codon) is translated as MLCIKHTHMPYTMIVVLTVIALLSFTIHPSSSTTFNITEHSFNDNDPEASSDWHCWNTLFVNPLNNKHECNCFINVTCTNQPSLLINENNNNNHEFIDNSSLVWLRCYNLQSVDDSITLSQFHKTLPRKLLELVVAKDASRRCMPQQNDIVSSSLLLVPLRTDFIRCDQNIVNNFLGQLVQSGHYYWLLKSLTISESGLDKIPDNLPNHFKSLHTLNLTANQLTKFDSNDAIIDQSSSSSSIETIDLSNNQLERVDLSHFTALRTINLSQNNLSTLSRNNLHAQTVDVNIGNNPWNCDHRIDWLIDMIAEIVEKNGRSYFFESTSNQLMNNVNNHVDLFQTNEPECNQPIEAKMFPFSVWKSVKESSICQTCNCYLKDKYAKVGYRYVSINCTNRNLVSLPSRLPKNTKILDLSANQIRNLNPLSKYHHGELSKWANINKIILSNNLLESLDGLESIRSIVFLDISGNLLTEIPYHIVNKVLSSNKIDKFRIGNNPYVCDCNTVKFQKWLHNNYRIILDIKQVRCGHLRDELLLHNQSFYVGGPDPTGSSKSILQQGNPANQQSTFVSNCRYGGRCIGPHQHCVGRIHYVVDHQSWLRFLVAETYGQIASIL
- the CNPYb gene encoding FGF signaling regulator protein canopy b encodes the protein MLCCTSLLMLLFFVPALLISASSVEEEHYGVRYATACEVCKILALELENRFHDTAKSHDVIETGYTFDSDQRAKKQYKASELRLIESMDGICDVMLEYNIHKERKDSNRFAKGMSTTFQTLHGLVDKGVKVDLGIPYDLWDKPSAEITNLKTQCEDMMEKHEADIEQWYYHHQQQQSLIQYLCQDRVLPNDNHHSDTAACLTETTLPSKEEL